The Acidobacteriota bacterium genome includes a region encoding these proteins:
- a CDS encoding DUF3052 domain-containing protein, whose amino-acid sequence MPAGYSGTPLAKKLGITDGCRLAALYAPAHYRRLLDPLPLRVRILSRLSRDLDLVHLFVMERRRLADRLPACLSRIRQNGGIWVSWPKKASKVETDMTEDVVREVALPLGLVDVKVCAVDEVWSGLKLVIRKELRR is encoded by the coding sequence ATGCCCGCCGGATATTCCGGAACTCCCCTCGCCAAGAAGTTGGGCATCACCGACGGCTGCCGCCTGGCCGCCCTCTACGCGCCGGCGCACTACCGCCGCCTGCTCGATCCGCTCCCCCTGAGGGTGCGGATATTGAGCCGCCTGTCGCGCGATCTGGACCTAGTGCACCTCTTCGTGATGGAGCGCCGCAGGCTGGCCGACCGGCTACCGGCCTGCCTGAGCCGCATTCGCCAGAACGGCGGCATCTGGGTGTCCTGGCCCAAGAAGGCGTCGAAGGTGGAAACGGACATGACCGAAGACGTGGTGCGGGAAGTGGCCCTGCCGCTGGGCCTGGTGGACGTCAAGGTGTGCGCCGTGGACGAGGTCTGGTCCGGCCTCAAACTGGTGATCCGCAAAGAACTGCGGCGGTAG
- the hrpB gene encoding ATP-dependent helicase HrpB, giving the protein MAPAPTAPLPIDEVLPRLTATLEEASSAVLRAPTGAGKTTRVPPALLDDVSLEGAVWMVEPRRIAARAAARRIAGERGWTLGHEVGYRVRFDHRAREDSKLVVMTEGIVLRRLQQDPFLEGVGALVFDEFHERRLDSDLALAMAARVQREVRPDLRLVVMSATLDPAPIAAFLGDCPVIESRGFLHPVTVEYGDEPFHLDPRPWDIASAAARGARRALEDTAGDVLVFLPGVGEIHRVAEHLDDLATVAVVALYGDLPPDRQDTALETGPQRRVVLATNVAETSVTVEGITTVVDSGWMRRMRFDTGSGLDRLELARISRASAEQRAGRAGRLAPGRCLRLWTEHDHRRLTEREAPEIRRIDLAGTVLQLLAWGEPDPLRFAWFEAPGKRAVEQALALLRHLGAVTNSGITALGRRMAALPLHPRLAALVLAGDDLGAGRRAALAAALLSERDPFRRGGSVGRSAAAHESDLLDRIQALEKFEERGYLPGSGGEHGAARHVLRVRDQLAKAVLKGGPGGRRSAPQESSDPAFLRALLAAYPDRLARRREPNEPRAVLVGGTGVTLAPGSGVHRAELFLALDLAGRSGAEAVVRSASEVRFEWLPEAALRAEIETEFDPERQRVVGYRRLRWHDLVLEEREVPVAADVAAEVLAGAAALDLEAALGLDRPAIRTFLARLDSLREGCEIPSLDAAFWQSALPSLTAGKRSYEELRKAPLIDTILGALGWDVGRRLEREAPERIRLPSGRSAPLDWTGDGPPVLAARIQELFGLTETPRVGAGRVPVLLHLLAPNFRPQQITQDLAGFWRRTYPEVRKELQGRYPKHDWPEDPVSASPQKVGRRRR; this is encoded by the coding sequence ATGGCCCCGGCTCCTACAGCTCCCCTGCCGATCGACGAGGTTCTCCCCCGTCTGACCGCAACCTTGGAGGAAGCATCTTCGGCGGTGCTGCGCGCCCCTACCGGCGCCGGCAAGACCACCCGGGTGCCGCCGGCCTTGCTCGACGACGTATCGCTGGAGGGCGCCGTGTGGATGGTCGAGCCGCGGCGGATCGCTGCCCGCGCCGCCGCCCGAAGAATCGCCGGCGAGCGGGGCTGGACCCTGGGCCACGAAGTGGGCTATCGGGTGCGCTTCGATCATCGCGCACGGGAAGATTCGAAGCTGGTGGTGATGACCGAGGGCATCGTGCTCCGGCGGCTGCAGCAGGACCCCTTCCTGGAAGGCGTCGGAGCCCTGGTGTTCGACGAGTTTCACGAGCGACGGCTGGACTCGGACCTGGCCCTCGCCATGGCGGCGCGGGTGCAGCGCGAAGTGCGCCCGGATCTGCGGCTGGTGGTGATGTCCGCCACCCTCGATCCGGCTCCCATCGCGGCCTTCCTCGGCGACTGCCCGGTGATCGAGAGTCGCGGCTTCCTCCACCCGGTGACCGTCGAATATGGCGACGAGCCCTTCCATCTCGACCCGCGGCCCTGGGACATCGCAAGCGCCGCCGCGCGAGGCGCTCGCCGGGCCCTCGAAGACACCGCCGGCGACGTGCTGGTGTTTCTGCCCGGCGTCGGGGAGATCCATCGCGTGGCCGAACATCTGGACGACCTGGCGACGGTCGCGGTGGTTGCGCTGTACGGCGATCTGCCGCCGGACCGGCAAGACACGGCCTTAGAGACCGGTCCCCAGCGGCGGGTGGTGCTGGCGACCAACGTCGCGGAGACCTCGGTGACGGTAGAGGGCATCACCACGGTGGTCGACAGCGGCTGGATGCGCCGCATGCGCTTCGACACCGGCAGCGGCCTCGACCGCCTGGAACTCGCCCGCATCAGCCGGGCTTCTGCGGAGCAGCGCGCCGGCCGCGCCGGCCGCCTCGCGCCGGGCCGCTGCCTGCGCCTGTGGACGGAGCACGACCACCGCCGCCTGACGGAACGGGAAGCGCCGGAGATCCGCCGCATCGACCTTGCCGGAACCGTACTTCAGCTCCTCGCCTGGGGAGAGCCGGACCCCCTCCGCTTCGCCTGGTTCGAGGCGCCGGGCAAGCGGGCCGTGGAGCAGGCGCTGGCCCTGCTGCGCCACCTGGGGGCCGTCACGAACTCCGGCATCACGGCTCTCGGCCGGCGGATGGCCGCCCTGCCTCTCCATCCGCGCCTGGCGGCCCTGGTGCTGGCCGGCGACGATCTCGGCGCCGGCCGGCGGGCCGCCCTGGCGGCGGCGCTGCTGTCGGAGCGGGATCCCTTCCGCCGCGGCGGTTCCGTCGGCCGGTCGGCGGCGGCCCACGAGTCGGACCTGCTCGACCGAATACAGGCTCTGGAGAAATTCGAAGAGCGAGGGTATCTACCCGGCTCCGGCGGGGAACATGGCGCCGCCAGACATGTGCTGCGGGTGCGCGACCAGCTCGCCAAGGCCGTCCTCAAAGGTGGACCCGGTGGCCGCCGCAGCGCACCCCAAGAGAGTTCCGACCCGGCGTTCCTACGTGCTCTCCTCGCCGCCTATCCGGATCGTCTGGCGCGCCGCCGAGAACCCAACGAACCTCGAGCGGTGTTGGTGGGCGGCACCGGTGTCACCCTGGCGCCGGGCAGCGGGGTTCACCGGGCGGAGCTGTTTCTGGCCCTCGACCTGGCCGGCCGGAGCGGCGCCGAGGCGGTCGTCCGGTCCGCCTCGGAGGTGCGCTTCGAGTGGTTGCCGGAAGCCGCTCTCCGGGCCGAGATCGAGACGGAGTTCGACCCCGAACGCCAGCGCGTGGTCGGCTACCGCCGCCTGCGCTGGCATGATCTGGTTCTGGAAGAGCGCGAGGTGCCGGTGGCGGCCGACGTGGCGGCGGAGGTTCTCGCCGGCGCCGCAGCACTGGACCTGGAAGCCGCTCTCGGCCTCGACCGGCCGGCCATCCGGACCTTCCTGGCGCGCCTCGACAGCCTGCGCGAAGGCTGCGAGATCCCGTCCCTGGACGCTGCATTCTGGCAGTCCGCCCTGCCTTCCCTCACCGCCGGCAAGCGGTCCTACGAGGAGTTGCGAAAAGCCCCGCTGATCGACACGATTCTCGGCGCCCTGGGCTGGGATGTCGGCCGGCGCCTCGAACGCGAGGCGCCGGAGCGCATCCGCCTGCCGAGTGGGCGGTCGGCCCCCCTCGACTGGACCGGCGACGGCCCACCGGTTCTGGCGGCGAGGATCCAAGAACTCTTCGGCCTGACCGAGACGCCGCGGGTGGGCGCCGGCCGGGTGCCGGTGCTCCTCCACCTGCTGGCCCCCAACTTCCGGCCGCAGCAGATCACCCAGGATCTGGCGGGCTTCTGGCGCCGCACCTACCCGGAAGTCCGCAAAGAACTCCAAGGGCGTTACCCCAAACACGACTGGCCGGAGGATCCCGTCTCGGCTTCACCGCAAAAGGTCGGCCGACGAAGAAGATAG